In one Nomascus leucogenys isolate Asia chromosome 13, Asia_NLE_v1, whole genome shotgun sequence genomic region, the following are encoded:
- the HCK gene encoding tyrosine-protein kinase HCK: MGCMKSKFLQVRGNTFSKTETSANPHCPVYVPDPTSTIKPGPNSNNSNTPGIREGSEDIIVVALYDYEAIHHEDLSFQKGDQMVVLEESGEWWKARSLATRKEGYIPSNYVARVDSLETEEWFFKGISRKDAERQLLAPGNMLGSFMIRDSETTKGSYSLSVRDYDPRQGDTVKHYKIRTLDNGGFYISPRSTFSTLQELVDHYKKGSDGLCQKLSVPCVSSKPQKPWEKDAWEIPRESLKLEKKLGAGQFGEVWMATYNKHTKVAVKTMKPGSMSVEAFLAEANVMKTLQHDKLVKLHAVVTEEPIYIITEFMAKGSLLDFLKSDEGSQQPLPKLIDFSAQIAEGMAFIEQRNYIHRDLRAANILVSASLVCKIADFGLARIIEDNEYTAREGAKFPIKWTAPEAINFGSFTIKSDVWSFGILLMEIITYGRIPYPGMSNPEVIRALERGYRMPRPENCPEELYNIMMRCWKNRPEERPTFEYIQSVLDDFYTATESQYQQQP; encoded by the exons GGGCCTaatagcaacaacagcaacacacCAGGAATCAGGGAGG GCTCTGAGGACATCATCGTGGTTGCCCTGTATGATTACGAGGCCATTCACCACGAAGACCTCAGCTTCCAGAAGGGGGACCAGATGGTGGTCCTAGAAGA ATCCGGGGAGTGGTGGAAGGCTCGATCCCTGGCCACTCGGAAGGAAGGCTACATCCCAAGCAACTATGTCGCCCGTGTTGACTCTCTGGAGACAGAGGA GTGGTTTTTCAAGGGCATCAGCCGGAAGGACGCAGAGCGACAACTCCTGGCTCCAGGCAACATGCTGGGCTCCTTCATGATCCGGGATAGCGAGACCACTAAAG GAAGCTACTCTTTGTCCGTGCGAGACTACGACCCTCGGCAGGGAGATACCGTGAAACATTACAAGATCCGGACCCTGGACAATGGGGGCTTCTACATATCCCCCCGAAGCACCTTCAGCACTCTGCAGGAGCTGGTGGACCACTACAAGA AGGGGAGCGACGGGCTCTGCCAGAAACTGTCGGTGCCCTGTGTGTCTTCCAAGCCCCAGAAGCCTTGGGAGAAAGATGCCTGGGAGATCCCTCGGGAATCCCTCAAGCTGGAAAAGAAACTTGGAGCTGGGCAGTTTGGGGAAGTCTGGATGG CCACCTACAACAAGCACACCAAGGTGGCAGTGAAGACGATGAAGCCAGGGAGCATGTCGGTGGAGGCCTTCCTGGCAGAGGCCAACGTGATGAAAACTCTGCAGCATGACAAGCTGGTCAAACTTCATGCGGTGGTCACTGAGGAGCCCATCTACATCATCACGGAGTTCATGGCCAAAG GAAGCTTGCTGGACTTTCTGAAAAGTGATGAGGGCAGCCAGCAGCCATTGCCAAAACTCATTGACTTCTCAGCCCAG ATTGCAGAAGGCATGGCCTTCATCGAGCAGAGGAACTACATCCACCGAGACCTCCGAGCTGCCAACATCTTGGTCTCTGCATCCCTCGTGTGTAAGATTGCTGACTTTGGCCTGGCCCGGATCATTGAGGACAACGAGTACACAGCTCGGGAAG GGGCCAAATTCCCCATCAAGTGGACAGCTCCTGAAGCCATCAACTTTGGCTCCTTCACCATCAAGTCAGACGTCTGGTCCTTTGGTATCCTGCTGATGGAGATCATCACCTATGGCCGGATCCCTTACCCAG GGATGTCAAACCCTGAAGTGATCCGAGCTCTGGAGCGTGGATACCGGATGCCTCGCCCGGAGAACTGCCCAGAGGAGCTCTACAACATCATGATGCGCTGCTGGAAAAACCGTCCGGAGGAGCGGCCCACCTTCGAATACATCCAGAGTGTGCTGGACGACTTCTACACGGCCACAGAGAGCCAGTACCAACAGCAGCCATGA